The following coding sequences are from one Thiohalomonas denitrificans window:
- a CDS encoding helix-turn-helix domain-containing protein: protein MELGFSQAEVARKLGRNRSTISREVRRNRQGTRYQATKAQRMSDKRRR from the coding sequence TTTTCTCAGGCCGAAGTCGCGAGGAAGCTCGGCAGAAATCGCAGCACGATAAGCCGGGAAGTACGCCGTAACCGCCAAGGCACCCGGTACCAGGCAACCAAGGCCCAGCGTATGAGCGACAAGAGGCGACGA